The Embleya scabrispora genome contains the following window.
CGCGAGGCGCTGCGGCAGGGCGACGCCCTCGGCCTGCCCCGAACCGATGTGCTGGACGTACTCGAACTCGGCCTGCTCGGCGGACTCGTGGCCCGCAAGCGCGACATCCTCACCAGCGCGGACGACCCGGCCACCGCCGGCGACTCCCAGTTCACCATCGCCGCGCTGGCCAAGGACCTGGACCTGCTGGCCGCCGCATCCGGCACCCCACTGCGCAGCGCGGCCGAGCTGGCCGGCACCCCGGCCGACCCCGAGGCCGACATCGCCGTCGCCGCCCTGGCCCCCGCCGTGACCGACGCGGTGCTCGAACCCCTCCGCGCCTATATACGCGGACACGCCACCGGCGACCCCGCCCACTTCCGCACCGCGTTCCTGCCCACCGCGCACGTCGAGGGCATCCGGGACGGCGCGTTCGTCTCGTGGGGCCTCGACGAATACTGCGCCCTCTTCCCCGGCCGGCCCGCCCCGGACGAGCCGACCCGCTCGCGCCGCATCGACACCGTCGACGTACACGGCACCGTCGCCACCGCGACCATGACCCTGCGACACGGCGCCGACACCTTCACCGACGTCTTCCTCCTGGCCCGCGTCGACGAAAAGTGGCGCATCACCAACAAGGCCTACCACCGACACCCCTGAGCCCCGGCCCCGGCCGCCCGGC
Protein-coding sequences here:
- a CDS encoding nuclear transport factor 2 family protein, with product MTAPRKLAVLGLGRMGTAIATRLAEHAHIHESEHPHPHEVLAWTRSGRPTTARALETTDDPAAAVAKADVVLLALFDGRACREVVDRIRASLRPDAVVVNTSTIAPAEAAALARELGASYVHAPVLGSVPAVAAGTLDILAGADPDTLDRVRPVLATLGTVRPLSDAGTAAALKLIANSSLAGGVLALREALRQGDALGLPRTDVLDVLELGLLGGLVARKRDILTSADDPATAGDSQFTIAALAKDLDLLAAASGTPLRSAAELAGTPADPEADIAVAALAPAVTDAVLEPLRAYIRGHATGDPAHFRTAFLPTAHVEGIRDGAFVSWGLDEYCALFPGRPAPDEPTRSRRIDTVDVHGTVATATMTLRHGADTFTDVFLLARVDEKWRITNKAYHRHP